DNA from Mesorhizobium sp. B2-1-1:
CGCTTGGCTACCCCTCCCCGGCACGCGGCGCATCTGCGCGCCTGCCGTATCGTTCACATCTTACTACAATCCACAAAATGGGCAATTTGTCCACATATCTGATTGAGGGTACTTGTCCGACAGTTGCCGATGCCATATCGATGGCCAAACGGCGGTTCTGGAGGTGTAAATGTCCAAGATCAATGGTGCGAAGCGGCTACGCTCGCGCGACTGGTTCGACAATCCGGACAATCCCGGCATGACGGCGCTCTACCTCGAACGCTATCTGAACTATGGGCTGACCCGCGAAGAACTGCAGTCCGGAAAGCCGCTTATCGGCATCGCCCAGACGGGCTCGGACCTGTCACCTTGCAACCGGCATCATATCGAGCTCGCCAAGCGCGTGCGCGACGGCATTGTGGCCGCCGGCGGCGTGCCGCTGGAATTCCCGGTCCACCCGATCCAGGAGACAGGCAAGCGGCCCACCGCCGCGCTCGACCGCAACCTCGCCTATCTCGCTCTCGTCGAGTTGCTTTATGGCTATCCGCTGGATGGCGTCGTGCTGACCATCGGCTGCGACAAGACCACCCCGGCGCTGCTGATGGCCGCGGCCACCGTCAACATTCCAGCCATAGCGCTGTCCGTCGGCCCGATGCTGAACGGCTGGCACAAGGGCGAACGCACCGGCTCCGGCACGGTCGTGTGGAAGTCACGCGAAAGGCTGGCGGCAGGAGAGATCGACTACGACCAGTTCATGGACATCGTCGCTTCATCGGCGCCGTCCGTCGGCTACTGCAACACGATGGGCACGGCGACGACGATGAACTCGCTGGCCGAGGCGCTCGGCATGCAGTTGCCGGGCTCCGCCGCCATTCCAGCACCCTATCGCGAGCGCGGCCAGATCGCCTACCAAACCGGCAAGCGCATCGTCGACATGGTGCGCGAGGACTTGAAACCCTCCGACATCATGACGCGGGAAGCCTTCGAGAACGCCATCGTCGTCAATTCTGCCATCGGCGGCTCGACCAATGCGCCGATCCACCTCAACGCCATCGCGCGGCATCTCGGCGTGTCGCTGACCGTCGATGACTGGCAGAAGGTCGGTCACCACGTTCCGCTGATCGTAAATCTCCAGCCGGCCGGTGAATATCTCGGCGAGGACTATCATCATGCGGGCGGTGTGCCGGCCGTGGTGGCAGAGCTGATGAAGGCCGGCTTGCTGCCGCATCCTGGAGCCATGACCGTCAACGGCCGCACGATCGGCGACAATTGCGCCGCGGCAGAGAATCTCGACGGCAAGGTCATCCGTACCGTGGCCAATCCGCTCAGGAAGGATGCCGGCTTCATCAACCTGAAAGGCAATCTGTTCGATTCCGCAATCATGAAGACGTCGGTCATCTCGCCGGAGTTTCGCGACCGCTATCTGTCAAATCCGCGAGACCCCGATGCCTTCGAGGGCGTCGCCGTCGTCTTCGACGGTCCGGAAGACTACCACCGTCGCATTGAGGATCCGTCACTCGGCCTGAACGAGAATACCATCCTGTTCATGCGCGGAGCCGGCCCAGTCGGTTATCCGGGCGGCGCCGAAGTCGTGAACATGCAGCCGCCAGCCTACCTGCTGAAGGCGGGCATCCACTCGCTGCCCTGCATCGGCGATGGCCGTCAGTCCGGCACTTCCGGCTCTCCATCGATCCTCAACGCCTCGCCCGAGGCGGCCGTCGGTGGTGGCCTTGCGCTGCTGCGTACGGGTGACCGGGTACGCATCGACCTGCGCAAGGGGACCGCCGACATCCTCGTGTCGGACGACGAGATCAAGCGCCGTCGCGTCGACCTGCAAAACGAGGGCGGCTATGCATATCCGAAGCATCAGACACCCTGGCAGGAGATCCAGCGGTCAATGGTTGACCAGTTGTCCGAGGGAATGGTTCTGAAGCCGGCGGTGAAGTACCAGAACATCGCCGTCACCAGCGGCCTGCCGCGCGACAATCATTAGAACAGTTCCTACTCTGCGTTCAAGATCGGTGCTCGATTGGCGAAGAACTGTGACTGATTTGGAATTAGGGCCTGAAGATGCGCTATGATTTGTATTCACGCGGGCGACGGAACTCCGGATCCGGTGCCGGCTTCTGCTCTGGGGTTTGACCGGAATGGCTTATCCTTTCACCGCGGCGATCCGCGGCTTGGATGACTGGATCGCGGGACCGGCCTCCCTGCTGGATGAACTTGCGCGCGTCAAATCCGGCAGCCGCGTGGTCGCGCGGGTCGCGGACGATGGGAGCGCGCTTGAAATCGAGCCGGCGACGAGCCGAAAGCCGTCAGCACCCCTGTTGATACTGATTTCTCCAGACACGCAGGCGCCGGCCGCATTGCGCGCCGCGGTGAATGGAAAGGCGGTCCATCTCGGCATCCCGGCGAGCTGGGTGATCGCGCGCCGGATCGAACTGCCGATGGAGGCTGCCAGCCACGTCGAAGGCATCGTTACGTCGCGGATGGGCGCGCTTTCGCCATTGCCTGCTTCCGATATCTATTTCGGCCACAGGGTCCTCGGGATCAGCCGTGAGGCGCGGCAGATCACCGTCGCCGTCGCAATCGTTCCGAGGTCGCGTGTCGCTGCTGCCTTGGCCTGCCTGAATGTGGCCGAGGCCCGCCAGGTCGTGATCTCGGCGCCGTTTCCGGAAGGCGATGCCGTGGAAGTATTGACACAGCGGCAACGGGTCACCGGCACGCGTGGCCGGATAAAGTTTGTCCTTGCCGGAGTTCTGGGCGTAAGCCTAGTCGCTGCAGTCACGGCTCCGGCGGTGCGGCCGATGATCCAGAACAACTATGCCGAGCGCCGCGCCGCCGTCGAGATCCGGGCCGAGAAGGCGCGCCAGGCAATCGCGCTGGCGGCGACTCCGGACAAGGCTGAAACAGCGCCTGAGCAGGAGGCGCTGAATATCAAGGACGACGCGATAAGCGCGCTGGGAGCATTGGACGACCTGGCTCAGGTTTTGCCGACGCATTCCTATGCCATTGAGGTGTCCTTCGCCAATGGCCGCATGCGTCTCTCGGGCCGGACCAAGGACGTGCCCGAAGTACTGACCGCGCTGGAATCGTCGGGTCGCTTCGAAGACAGCAAGCTGGTCGGATCGGCCCTGCGCGGCGAGGATGGCGTTACCTCGGAGTTCGAGGTCGATACCCGCCCGCTCATCCGCACGGGAGGTTCGCTGCGATGAGGACGACACCCCTGTGGCGCGACACGCGGCTTCAATCCCTGGTCGTCATGGCCCTGCTGGTCGTCGGAGCTCTTGTACTCGTCGCCGATACGCTGCTGTCCTGGCGCGCGGAGGCGGGCGCGCTGGCGCTCTATGAGGAACGTACCGCCTTGCTCGAAAGCAAGGCGTCCACTTCCCCGGTTCCCCAAGGCGCGAACCAGGCTCTGGATCCCGGCGAGGGCAAGATTCTTCTCGATGCCCAAACCAGTGGGCTCGTCTCGGCCGAATTCCAGAGTCTGCTCTCCAACCGCGTTGAACGCGTGGGTGCCGTTATCCGGCGCGTCGATGTTCCCACAGACGGTGAGGTCGCCGATATAAGCGATCCTCAGTTGGAGTCTTTGGAACGCATTCGTTTAACTGCCGATATCGAGGTTATGGAGCAATCGCTGCCCGATCTCATGTACGCCATCGAGGCAAGCTCGCCCGTCATGGTCGTTGATAGCTTCAGGCTTCGGTTGAACCGAAACGTCGATCTGGGGGGAAATCAGACCTCGGGTTCCATGGATCGGCCGCTGTCGCTGAACGTCATGCTGTCGGCCTTCCGGGAGAAGGGACCCCAGTCATGATGACCATGCTGGGCGCGACAATGATGCTCGCCGCCATCGCGGCCTCTTCGAGCCTGTCCTTCGGCGCAGAAAAGCTATCGGTCAGGGAACGCCAGGTGAGCGACTATGCGGCGCTTCGGGATCGGCCCCTGTTCTCGCCGGACCGGACTGCCCCGATCGCGTTCGGTGCCCCCGAGCCGGAACCTATTGTCGTGCAGCCCGAGCCGGAACCCGAGCCCCCGCCTGCCGCGGCGCCCGAGTGGCAATTGGTTGGCATCGTGCGGTCG
Protein-coding regions in this window:
- a CDS encoding PilN domain-containing protein; its protein translation is MDDWIAGPASLLDELARVKSGSRVVARVADDGSALEIEPATSRKPSAPLLILISPDTQAPAALRAAVNGKAVHLGIPASWVIARRIELPMEAASHVEGIVTSRMGALSPLPASDIYFGHRVLGISREARQITVAVAIVPRSRVAAALACLNVAEARQVVISAPFPEGDAVEVLTQRQRVTGTRGRIKFVLAGVLGVSLVAAVTAPAVRPMIQNNYAERRAAVEIRAEKARQAIALAATPDKAETAPEQEALNIKDDAISALGALDDLAQVLPTHSYAIEVSFANGRMRLSGRTKDVPEVLTALESSGRFEDSKLVGSALRGEDGVTSEFEVDTRPLIRTGGSLR
- a CDS encoding GspMb/PilO family protein; this encodes MRTTPLWRDTRLQSLVVMALLVVGALVLVADTLLSWRAEAGALALYEERTALLESKASTSPVPQGANQALDPGEGKILLDAQTSGLVSAEFQSLLSNRVERVGAVIRRVDVPTDGEVADISDPQLESLERIRLTADIEVMEQSLPDLMYAIEASSPVMVVDSFRLRLNRNVDLGGNQTSGSMDRPLSLNVMLSAFREKGPQS
- a CDS encoding IlvD/Edd family dehydratase, whose amino-acid sequence is MSKINGAKRLRSRDWFDNPDNPGMTALYLERYLNYGLTREELQSGKPLIGIAQTGSDLSPCNRHHIELAKRVRDGIVAAGGVPLEFPVHPIQETGKRPTAALDRNLAYLALVELLYGYPLDGVVLTIGCDKTTPALLMAAATVNIPAIALSVGPMLNGWHKGERTGSGTVVWKSRERLAAGEIDYDQFMDIVASSAPSVGYCNTMGTATTMNSLAEALGMQLPGSAAIPAPYRERGQIAYQTGKRIVDMVREDLKPSDIMTREAFENAIVVNSAIGGSTNAPIHLNAIARHLGVSLTVDDWQKVGHHVPLIVNLQPAGEYLGEDYHHAGGVPAVVAELMKAGLLPHPGAMTVNGRTIGDNCAAAENLDGKVIRTVANPLRKDAGFINLKGNLFDSAIMKTSVISPEFRDRYLSNPRDPDAFEGVAVVFDGPEDYHRRIEDPSLGLNENTILFMRGAGPVGYPGGAEVVNMQPPAYLLKAGIHSLPCIGDGRQSGTSGSPSILNASPEAAVGGGLALLRTGDRVRIDLRKGTADILVSDDEIKRRRVDLQNEGGYAYPKHQTPWQEIQRSMVDQLSEGMVLKPAVKYQNIAVTSGLPRDNH